A region from the Brassica napus cultivar Da-Ae unplaced genomic scaffold, Da-Ae ScsIHWf_172;HRSCAF=309, whole genome shotgun sequence genome encodes:
- the LOC125598518 gene encoding putative sugar transporter ERD6-like 13, with product MGKEPLLQKVRIQEDIESDKKTRVNGGDDDGPVTFVLLLTTVTALWGTFSYGTAAGFTSPAQTGMMEGLNLSLAEFSFFGSVLTIGGLVGAALSGRFADLFGRRGALWVSNSFCMAGWLMIAFSQATWSLDIGRFLLGVASGVTSYVVPVYIVEIAPKRIRGAFSAVSMLVMCASMAFSFLVGSVISWQNLALFSTVPCVLEFAGLVFIPESPRWLSRNGRVKESEVALQRLRGNSTNITKEAAEIKKYMEKLQESKEDGLLELFKPRYSRAVIVGIGLLVLQQLGGLSGYTFYMSSIFNKAGFPNNVGVTIATVVQATMSIFGLIIVDKFGRRPLLMVATGMMCLGSFITGLSFLFQSYALLDNYTSISTLIGVLVFLTSITIGIGGIPWVIVSEMTPMNIKGSSGTLCNITSWSSNWFVSYTFNFLFQWSSCGVFFIYSMISGMGILFVIKMVPETRGRSLEEIQADVAR from the exons ATGGGGAAAGAACCACTGCTTCAGAAAGTGAGGATTCAAGAAGACATCGAGTCAGATAAGAAGACTCGTGTCAATGGCGGAGACGATGACGGCCCCGTCACGTTTGTTTTACTCCTCACAACCGTAACTGCTCTCTGGGGCACTTTCTCCTATGGCACTGCC GCCGGCTTTACGTCACCAGCTCAAACTGGGATGATGGAAGGACTAAATCTCTCGTTGGCTGAG TTTTCATTCTTTGGATCTGTATTAACAATTGGTGGACTCGTGGGAGCCGCGTTGTCGGGAAGATTCGCCGATCTTTTTGGTCGGAGAGGC GCATTGTGGGTGTCAAATTCATTTTGCATGGCCGGCTGGCTTATGATAGCCTTCTCTCAG GCGACTTGGTCACTTGATATTGGACGATTTCTTCTCGGAGTTGCATCTGGCGTAACTTCTTATGTG GTGCCCGTCTACATTGTAGAAATTGCACCCAAAAGAATCAGAGGCGCGTTCTCTGCGGTTAGCATG cTTGTGATGTGTGCTAGCATGGCCTTCAGTTTCCTTGTTGGATCAGTAATTTCATGGCAGAACTTAGCTCTCTTCA GTACAGTTCCTTGTGTTCTAGAATTCGCCGGTTTGGTCTTTATACCGGAGTCTCCTAGGTGGCTG tctAGAAATGGTCGGGTTAAAGAGTCGGAAGTTGCACTCCAACGTCTACGAGGAAACAGCACTAATATCACCAAAGAAGCTGCAGAAATCAAA aaATATATGGAAAAACTTCAAGAATCCAAAGAAGATGGTCTTCTTGAACTCTTCAAACCGCGATATTCTCGTGCTGTTATT GTGGGGATTGGATTGCTAGTACTGCAACAACTCGGAGGTCTCAGTGGTTATACATTTTACATGAGCTCGATTTTTAACAAAGCTG GGTTTCCTAACAACGTAGGAGTGACGATAGCTACCGTGGTGCAAGCCACGATGAGCATTTTCGGATTGATAATCGTGGATAAATTTGGGAGACGACCTCTTTTAATG GTTGCGACGGGCATGATGTGTCTGGGGTCATTCATCACAGGGCTGTCGTTTTTGTTTCAG AGTTATGCTTTACTCGACAATTACACCTCGATTTCAACACTGATCGGAGTGCTG GTGTTTCTAACTTCGATCACAATTGGAATAGGAGGTATTCCATGGGTCATTGTCTCCGAG ATGACACCGATGAATATAAAGGGTTCATCAGGGACGCTATGCAATATAACTAGCTGGTCCTCTAATTGGTTCGTTTCGTACACATTCAACTTCCTCTTCCAGTGGAGCTCTTGTG GTGTGTTTTTCATATATTCAATGATATCGGGTATGGGCATCCTATTTGTGATAAAAATGGTACCAGAGACTCGAGGTCGTTCCCTTGAAGAAATTCAAGCCGATGTTGCCCGATAA